The segment ATAGTGATTGTAAAGTGAAGAGCATTGGTATTCATATCAATGGTGGTGCTTCTTGGCTATATCAagggtatatatatatcacttgCAGCTTTTAGTCTCtaaagattaaaagaaaaaacaaaaagactcttaacatttgttttttgtttgctaGGGTGGTTGATGCATTTGAGAAGAAGATTATTTCAACTATTGAAGAGACTGTTTCTACTAAGATtctggagaagatgaagaagcttGATGCTAAGTTGCAGTCACTTCCAAAAGAGAGGAAGATTGATGACAATGTTGCTGTGAACCTCACTTTTACAGGAAGCCCTGTCTTGGATGATTCTTCTGTTGAATTTGGAATCAATGGTTTGTTGTTCATGCCAAATGGTGATGGTGGTAAAGCTTCAGGATCtcggtcttcttcttcttcttcctcttttcccAAGGTTAAAAGAATGATGGGAATTGCAATTAAAGAAGAAGTTTTCAACTCTGCAACACTTGTCTACTTCATTGTAAGAGAGTTCCAAAAGATGAGTTTGGTGGAACAATAAAAGTTTCTAAAGcttgtattcttttttttttgaatcctCTAGGCAAGGAAGATGCATGTGGATATCGAGCAAACGAAGAACGGGTCGGCTCTAAGCACATCTGACTGGAAACTCATACTTCCAGAGCTCTACAAACAATATCCAAATGTTAAAATGATGCTTAACATGTCGGTTACATCTCCTCCCGCTGTCAACATCAGAGAGACTGGCATTGATGGAATCATTGATTTAGAGATATCAATCGATGTCCAAAACTCTGGGGTAGTCCTATCCGTGGCACGCATGTCAACGGTATAtgctaataataataaaataatccaCAAACAATCTAGTTAAGAAGCAAGCAGTCCATGATCACTAAAAAAGGTCAGAATGTTTGCAGGTTCTTGAAGTTGCGGGTACTGCAGAGATAGCAGAGAACAATTTAGCAGGTAGCCTCAGAATAAAAGGTTTCAATGCAACAATGACTTGGAGTAAACTTGGAGATCTTCAAGCAAACTATATTCAGGTAAAAGTTGTGTGTTTCTTGTAGATCATAAGACTATTATTGCTTGAGACTAACTAAACTGGGATGTTTCTTGCTCTTTTTGTTTAGGATGTAGCGTCGACGATTCTTGAATCCTTGTTTTTGCCGTACGTAAACGCACGTCTGAAAAGAGGTTTCCCTTTGCCGTTTACGCACGGTTTCAAGATCAAAAACACAGAGATAGTCTATGTTGAAAATGGCATTATGGTCGGCAGTGATGTAGCCTTTGGTTAGATTAATGAACGGTCTCTCAAGGTGATTGATACCTAAAAAGCTGGTGCTATTTCTGTATAAAGCTGCGTTGTAAATCTGTAAGTAAGACTTAAAAGCATCAGCATGTATATATCTCTCAGGTACTAGTTTGAATTACCTAATACATGTTAGAACAACATTTATACTGTTTATACAGCTTGTAGATAATTTACGTAGTTTATACTGTTTGTGTATAATATAAATACAAGTTACGcgttaaaaaaacatttacatttatactgtttataattttattaacaaCAATTATACTGtttgtgtatatgtatatacaagTTAAAGTcttttatatagttttgttaattaaaatgctaaatataaatttaatgaaaaaataattgtgTTTATTAAATTGttgttgatttaaaattattaaaaaaataatcaaataaaatattgctattttaattaaattcttCATATGTGTAAAAtcttaaaaacatttattaatttgaaaCAAATGCAGTAAAAATTTCCTTACATCTAGTTGGGCcgaaatacatatttttatcaGTTATGGGCCTATTTTGAGAAAATCTTTCAGTTATGGGCCTATTTTGTATATATGGGCccaaatacatatttttttggagaaaatctatttattgatttatttcttccaaataaagttaaataagaaaaaactttttaatctcTCTCTAGAGAAAAGAAAGTCATCatcaactttctctctctaactATCCTCGGCCTCTCTCTCCTTGGTGTCATTGGGTATTATCATCATCAAACTCGTTACAACAACTCACAGAGTCATACAATTCTACCCGCCAATAATAAAAAGGAAGCTCCTTTTCAAACTTTATAAAACCCAATCTAGGGTTTCTCCTCTCGATCTTCTTCTAGGGTTTCTCCTCAATGGATGTGGATGTTCCGGTTAACGGCAACGGAGGAGAACCaatgtctcctcctcctcttcctgcGAAAAAGCGACGCTTTAACGAAGATATGAACAGAGTGGCGGAGATTGTGCTGGTTTTGTCGGCGCTGGGGAGGATGCGAGGAGGGAAAGCCCCGACGGAGATGGAACTCGAGCTGATGGTCGAAGCTAGGTCGAAGCTAGCGGAGATGTGTCAAGAGTTCACTCCTAAGGATATCATCGGGGGCGGTGATGTTAGAGGTGTGATTGAAGATCTGGGTTTGAATCGTAATGGCCAGAGATTAGGTTTCCGAGCTCCTGAGATCAGTATCTCCGAGAAGCTGTCTCTTGGCAAAAGAAAGGTTGGAGCTTTTGTTTTTAGATTCTTGAAAGgatgtcatttttttttctttgtgggGTTTTTGAtcatgaacttttttttttctacagatGGAAGAAGCAAAACAGTTTCTGACGCCTATGGTATCTCACTTGTCACGGCCTAACAATGGTGTTGCGTCTCCAGGTCTTGGTACGGCTTATGCATACTGTacgcttttaaaaaaaaaaaaaaccatagaCCTATGTTTTCAGGCATCGTGAATGTTTCTTTGCCATTTGTTTCTGCAGGTAAGAGTGTTTCTGTGGCTAATAAGTGCACTAGTGGTGAAGGTACTGCTGTTAATCCAGCTGGGAGCCATCTCAGGCCTAAGATGGTGCTTAATGGTGCTGCTCCTCAGGGCACTGGTAAGTGCaactctttgtttttctttgtagtGATAAGAAATTGATAGCCTTTTGACTTTGAAAATAGCTTAGTATGGTTGGTTTGCTATGGCTTTATACTGTAAGAGTTGTACACTTACTAAAGGGGATTAAAATAACCATATACTCAGATGCTATCATAAGGTTCTTAGCTCTGTAGCTCTAACTAGTCTTCTATGCTCAGAAATATGAATACTTTTCGTGAATGTGATCATTTTCTTGCTTTGGAGTTTGCAAAGCTTACTGTTTATGACTTgtgaaaaatgataaatattgCTTCCTAGTTCTCTAATAGCTTCATAATCGctgatattaatttttcaaattttacttGTTTAGGTGTTCCTGCAAATTACTATGCTGGATCCTGGTCTACCCAACCTCAATCAACCATATCACTCGTTTCTGCACCAAGTAAGAAGGTGCCTATTCAAAGTTCTGTCAGGGTAAGAGATCCAACCTCTAGGCCAGTCATGTCTCAAGCTCCACATGGTACATTCCCCGTCACAAATCAGCCGATGCAGGGAGTGCAATACGGTCAGACTTCTTCGTTTCAAAACAACCATAGTGTAGTCGCTAAGATAGTCCATAATGTTCTGCATCCACGGGTCAAACAGTCTCCTGTGTGGATTCCACCGTCCAGAGATTACATGAGCAGCGCGATGACATGCCAGATGTGTGAAGTTACCATCATTGAAGTGGAGACTGTACTGATTTGTGACGCCTGTGAAAAAGCATACCACTTGAAATGTCTGAAGGCGAACAATTTGAAAGGGGTTCCAAAATCTGAATGGCATTGCTCAAAGTGTGTGCATGCAGCCAATGGGAAGCCATTCCCTCCTAAATACGGCCGTGCTGTTAATACGGCTAGTGCAAAGAAGGTTGGTTCAGTGGATACGAAGGTTAATCTACAGAAACCAATTGTAACTACGGGTCCCAGAGTACAAAATGTTCCTGGCTTTGTTGCTGGAGCAGCAACTACATCTCGTTCTGTGACTGCTAGTGTGAATGCAAATACAACTGCAATGACCACTAACACTGGGACACAAAGCTTTAAGGATAGTCTTATCCGTTGTAGTAATTCTCCAGCACTGGCATCTCTTACCAAGACTCCAAATCGTACAGCGATTGCAAATAAAAGTACTGGGATAAACAATGGCTTCATATCAAAAACTCTGAAACCAGGTGGCACTATGAGTAGTAGCACTTCTCCATTGCCTGTTGGTAACCTGGTTCCTGTGAATGCAATCTCAAACGCTACTTTGAGTGCGCCAGTAACTTGTAGCCTTGTAGCAGAAGCCCCATCAGTTACCGGAAATGGAGACAGCAGCTCAAGCGCCTCTGGTGCTGCTGACCAATCTATGCGAAAAACGGAGCTTACAACTCAAGCGCAGGCATTGACCGTTACTTCAAGTGGCAATTCTCAACCGGAAGTGTCACaatctgagactgcaaaaccAACTGAAGATGCAGCTATAGGTCAATCATTAAAAGCTGATGATGGACTCCAAGCTCCTATGGAAAATGTTTCTAGGTGTGAGAGTCCATCAGAGTCTCTGAATGATAAAACAACGCCAGTGAACGGCCAAGAATCAAGCAAGGATGCCACTGAGGAAGTTGCTTCTGAAACTTGCCAGAACCACTCAACAGAAACCCCAACGGCAGTTGAATCAGATCATGACTTGAAGATGACTGCCGAACCATCCATGCCAAAAGAGAATCCAGCTTACCAGACAGAGGAAACAGCGTCCCAGCCTCCTTCAGTGTCATCTAACTGTCAGTCACAAACCGAGAAGGAAACAGCAAATGCTCGAGATACTGTACAGAATGCCCCGGGAGATTCGCAAGAAGGCAAAGTGTTGAATGGTTTAGATGCTAGACATAATGAACAGCCTTCAGATCCTTAGTTTGATAAATGAGATTCGATTAAGGAAGCAAACGCTGCGTAAAATTTTTGAGCAATTAACATGGGCTCAAACTTCACCAGCAACTGTTATCTTCTTTCAACTTTAGTTGTCGATGATATAAAAGTGAACAAAAAAAGTTGTCGATGATAGGAATATACATCTCATCTGTTAGGTAAAAGCAGAGGAATGCTCAGAACATTTGGAGCAATGAACTTGCGAAAGCAATAGCAATAATAGATATGATGGTTTTGATATAACATATGGGTGTACTTGCATATGTGTTCTAAATCTTTAAAGTTTTCGGAATTAATAGAATCAAGATACAGGGTTAACCTTGAACCTATGAATTAAAGTTACTTGTATATTAGTTCAAACCAATTTGGATTCTACAATTCATGTTTAGAATTCATTTGTTTTACTGGGAACTGATTGTCCTCTCACGAGTCCCGAGTCGTTCCAAACTTCTCAAATATTATTGTTAGATGAAATGATacatgtgttacaaaaaaaagaagatgaaatgaTACATAATCCAAAAGTGcaccaacataaaccaaacTATGTTAAGACTTGATATTGATACTCAGTACTTTTGATTTTGTGTCTTTATAGTGTACAAGTCTTTTAAGATGAGTGCATGGTTTGGGTTAAAACAGTAAGCACATAGCTAAAACTGGGGGATGATGGGTATTAATCATAAgggtttttgaaatttttcaagAGCTCCGGAATGTTATACCCCAACATATCATCAACAGTCTGCAACATTTTTGGCTTTAGCTTCTCAAACTTGTCGAAGTTGTAACCACTTAGCACCTCCCTAAAATGGTCCACGTTTGGGAAATCTCCTTTTGGTAAATGATGCTCTCTTTGTACCTGTTTCCATGTCACACTTATTGTCACTAAGGTTCTCGGGATTAGAAATTTGCATATTTATAAAGATCCTTAGATATCAGATTAACCTTTCCAAAGACTTCTTCCAAGTTATCCATCAGTCTCTGTTGAGTTTTGGCTTTTCCCATTATGGCTGGCATCTCTTTCTTTAAATGGCTGATGATGTACGCATGTATCTTTGCAGCTCTTGCCCGTTTCACAAACTCATTTATCTGTTTATACAGAGAGAGAACACGGTTAGATCCAATCGGAGGGGAGGAAGGAAGAGAAGGAAGCTTCACAGTCACACTCACTCGACGATCACAAGCTTTCTTTGGAATGTTTTTCAAATCAGAGAGAAGGTCATCTTGCTCCATTTCAAACAATTCTCTCCCAGTTGGACCAGTCGCAGCTTCATTTATGGGCTTATCACTGAAGGAGCTGTTTAGAGCAAGCAAACAAGAACAACAAAACATCAAATTCAGTTTCAAACCGCCGCTTTTTTGTTAAGCAAACCACTGCCAACAAGGTAAAGATACAGGTAGAATTTACCCAATGTAGACACGGACAACCTCAGGAGTATTGAGAACTTTCCCAAGTGACCACATGAGAGCTCCATACACCCTCATTAGCTATACAAGACAGAGAGACAAGGGTGTAAATGTATCAGAACGTGGAAAACAATCAAAAGGAGTGTGTGAAAGAAGGAACGGATTGGAGGGTCAACCTGTTGAGTGTCCACTTGGTCAGCCTTATTCAAAACAACGCGGATCTTGTCATCATGGCCGCGTAAAGATGAAATAACCCGCTTGAACTCATCGCTTACATCCAGCTTGTGTGGATCGAACAGGAGGAGGATGAGATCGCACTTCGAGGCAAACCATGACGTAACACCAGTGAATTCATATGCTCGCTGTGTCCGTTGCTTTTCTCCTGATAAAACTCCGGGAGTGTCAACAAATGTTACGTGCTCCAGCAGCTTTAACAAAAATGAATGGATCAAAAAGTTATCAGTAAATCAATATACgcaataataaagaaaaatctCTAATGGGAAGCGTGAGGTTATACATACAGGATGAGGCATCTGAGAACATTCAAACTTTGACAAAAAGGCAGTCCCAAAAGTTGTAAGACCATTGAATGGCATATCTGCTTGAACCGCTACTGTGTTCCCTGGAATGCTTCTTTCATCAGGTCCAGACTGTGAAACACAATAAACTCATCACAATCACCTTTTATGCAAGGTGGAAATGAAATGCCGGAATGGTTAATACATCCTCCCACAAATGAAACCATTAGTAAACTACAAATTACCATACCATGACAACAACAAATCTGTCAGTAGTTGGTTCCGGTCCGATATGAGCTCCTGAAACCATTATAGTTGATGTTACAAGAAGCAGTTTTATAGCGTAGATCTGCTTTTATCCTTTTTAACATCTAACCTACTTAAGTCCCagaaagagaaggagagaggATAAGGTGGATAACTTGCCTGGATAATTTGATTTAAGCATATGCTTAATGAACGTTGTTTTCCCTGTGGAGTACTGACCCAGAAGCATTACCATAGGTTTTGCATCAAAATCACTGTTCGTCTAAGCAAAACACAAAGTAATTAGTTCGATGGACAGTTCAATACCATTATCCAGAATTATTGTTAGAGAGTACCAATATGCAATGCCATCTTACCAACACAGGGGATACAAAATCGTTAAACTGATAAGCAACTTCAAGTGGCTTTAGCTTTTGAATGTACAACCTCTTCAAGCCATCAACTATAGATGTTACGGAGGACAGAGATATCTGAGACACCAAGATGTTAAGTTTCAAAAACTGTAGATGTTATTAACTAAAACAGTTGTAAGCAGCTAAGAAATGATCTTTTTGAATCCATAATAAAGATTAGGTAAGTACGACAATCAAACAAATACAATAACTTCTAGATATGGAAGCATTGGTAGTTAAATAGTCTGGttggagaaaaaaacaaaccttttttgaagattttgaaGAGAACCAATGAGATGTAAGCGATGGATCTGCAGCAGGAGTACCTGAACAATAATGAGTCAAATGAGATATAAAAACTACGAAACTTGAAACtgttctgttttaatataacgAGATTCGTCGTACCAGTCGGATCACTCGACTTCGGTgaatgcttcttcttcttctgtgttAAATTGCACAGACATaagtaacatttattaaaactcGAAAGACATGAAATGGGAAAACGCAGGCCCAAAATACTAACCGCCATTAATACAATGAGACCATCCATAACAGGAggattcatatttttgaaatcaaCTGCAATTAAACCAGAAGAAACATGTCAGGAACTAGAACAATATATTAAACTAGCCTTACGAAGCTAATATACATTGAGCGTATACTGCGATGAAAACAAATAACTGATTCTAGTTTTTGATCAACATACCGTCGCTATGAAGAACTTCATGAGATATCTCATGTCCAGTTTGAGCCAAAGAAACAAGCtgaatgataataagaatagaTAAGATTcacacaatttaaaaaaaaaatgggagATGCAAACATGAAGCTAGGAACCTGCATAGCAACGATGAACTCTTTGAAACCAAGATACCCTTGCCTCTTAGCATCTGCAATTGCCCACACCTACGAGAAGAAGACTTCATCAATAAGTGTAGAAGCAATCAATTCGATAACGAATCTCCGTACCTGCTTCAACTCAGGTCGAGGCAAATTGGACATGGAGAAGAACTTGATCGCATCGCCACCAGTAATGCGTCCATCTCCGTCTGCTCAAACAGAGGAAGCTATCAGCTGCCATAGATTGAATCTAGAGAATCCTACGACTGAAGAAACGATCAAAAAGTGAAGACCTGAATCGGCGAATTCGAACCAGTCCTTGTAGATGATTTGATTCGCCTTGGAGCAAGAACCAGCTGCGACGGAATCGATCTCCATCTCCGATTTCGAAAATCTGGAGATGTGTGTGAATCCAGTCCAGATTTGCAGAGGTATTATTCAAAGTTCAGAAAAGGGGAGTTTTGAATACGTGAGATTACGGTTTCTGAGACAGCGGGTTCTTCGTCCCGACGCCAAGGGAGGGGACGGAGATTTAGAAATGCAAGAAACTGCcctttatttatataaagttgtACATTTGCCCCCAATTCTTTTGATTGATCGTAGTAGCCCCTATTAGTTATTGATGCCAAATATTTCTGTTTGGTTCTCAGTTATTTATTGCTAGAAAACTTTCCTCCAAAACatagaaattttattatagAGGTTGATttgctttttaatatatatatatatatagagtttcctatttataaaaaaatatagatattaacCATTTctatctctaaatatagaggtaaaaagtatgattttctatatttttctctaaaacagaattttttttattattgagaCATACAGTAAGAGTAAATTCACAtctataataaaaacatatatttaagaGGAAAATGTAGATGTTTTAAGACTTTAACCCTAAAAGCATCTCCAAtcccattttatttttctacactaaaataaaatttaaagtaaaaattcTTCAATAATACTTCATTTTCTATTctataatagataaaaaaatatttactagatatataaattaacttgtttttttatcatcactctattttttattctaaattataGTAGTATTAGAACAACAcctctattataaaattattatatttaaaataaaaatagaataaatcatTGGCGATTGTCTTAGTAAATATTCTTTTCTGCCaacgtaaatacaaaatattttgagaCAATGAGTCAGATTTATATGATAATGGAAATTAATAGATtcttaatgaaaatatatggaGTATATTCAATCTAAAATTTGAGATGATTTGATTTTTACCGAGGTTTTAGGTGATTTCAATGAATTGagacattaaaatattttttgttaaaccaCCCTaaaatatcacctaaaactatgagatttggatttttttttaactaagaaactccactcAAACATTCtaaattcttttgaaaattttaaaactctataacttaaaatattttcaataaagtGGATTGCAcagtataaaattttaagttcaataacactatatttcaaaagtttttaaaattcatatttaaatgataatagatttgtcattttgataaaaatcacctaaaactctcAGTTGAATGCACCTCGTAGTGTTTTGAAATCTACAAAACAATTGACCTGATTTAAAATCtgtttttctattaaaatatatgtatatataccaaaaaaaaaatagaatgcactaggggtgggcgttcgggtactcattcggctttcggttcagtccattcgggttttggattttcggagtcaaagatttcagccccattcgggtatttataaatgtcggttcgggttcggttcggatctttgcgggtttggttcgggttcggataacccatttaaattatttttaaaattttgaaattcattatatactttaaattttcaaaatctataagaaag is part of the Raphanus sativus cultivar WK10039 chromosome 5, ASM80110v3, whole genome shotgun sequence genome and harbors:
- the LOC108857121 gene encoding PHD finger protein At3g20280: MDVDVPVNGNGGEPMSPPPLPAKKRRFNEDMNRVAEIVLVLSALGRMRGGKAPTEMELELMVEARSKLAEMCQEFTPKDIIGGGDVRGVIEDLGLNRNGQRLGFRAPEISISEKLSLGKRKMEEAKQFLTPMVSHLSRPNNGVASPGLGKSVSVANKCTSGEGTAVNPAGSHLRPKMVLNGAAPQGTGVPANYYAGSWSTQPQSTISLVSAPSKKVPIQSSVRVRDPTSRPVMSQAPHGTFPVTNQPMQGVQYGQTSSFQNNHSVVAKIVHNVLHPRVKQSPVWIPPSRDYMSSAMTCQMCEVTIIEVETVLICDACEKAYHLKCLKANNLKGVPKSEWHCSKCVHAANGKPFPPKYGRAVNTASAKKVGSVDTKVNLQKPIVTTGPRVQNVPGFVAGAATTSRSVTASVNANTTAMTTNTGTQSFKDSLIRCSNSPALASLTKTPNRTAIANKSTGINNGFISKTLKPGGTMSSSTSPLPVGNLVPVNAISNATLSAPVTCSLVAEAPSVTGNGDSSSSASGAADQSMRKTELTTQAQALTVTSSGNSQPEVSQSETAKPTEDAAIGQSLKADDGLQAPMENVSRCESPSESLNDKTTPVNGQESSKDATEEVASETCQNHSTETPTAVESDHDLKMTAEPSMPKENPAYQTEETASQPPSVSSNCQSQTEKETANARDTVQNAPGDSQEGKVLNGLDARHNEQPSDP
- the LOC108861380 gene encoding EH domain-containing protein 1 isoform X1; the encoded protein is MEIDSVAAGSCSKANQIIYKDWFEFADSDGDGRITGGDAIKFFSMSNLPRPELKQVWAIADAKRQGYLGFKEFIVAMQLVSLAQTGHEISHEVLHSDVDFKNMNPPVMDGLIVLMAKKKKHSPKSSDPTGTPAADPSLTSHWFSSKSSKKISLSSVTSIVDGLKRLYIQKLKPLEVAYQFNDFVSPVLTNSDFDAKPMVMLLGQYSTGKTTFIKHMLKSNYPGAHIGPEPTTDRFVVVMSGPDERSIPGNTVAVQADMPFNGLTTFGTAFLSKFECSQMPHPLLEHVTFVDTPGVLSGEKQRTQRAYEFTGVTSWFASKCDLILLLFDPHKLDVSDEFKRVISSLRGHDDKIRVVLNKADQVDTQQLMRVYGALMWSLGKVLNTPEVVRVYIGSFSDKPINEAATGPTGRELFEMEQDDLLSDLKNIPKKACDRRINEFVKRARAAKIHAYIISHLKKEMPAIMGKAKTQQRLMDNLEEVFGKVQREHHLPKGDFPNVDHFREVLSGYNFDKFEKLKPKMLQTVDDMLGYNIPELLKNFKNPYD
- the LOC108861380 gene encoding EH domain-containing protein 1 isoform X2; the encoded protein is MEIDSVAAGSCSKANQIIYKDWFEFADSDGDGRITGGDAIKFFSMSNLPRPELKQVWAIADAKRQGYLGFKEFIVAMQLVSLAQTGHEISHEVLHSDVDFKNMNPPVMDGLIVLMAKKKHSPKSSDPTGTPAADPSLTSHWFSSKSSKKISLSSVTSIVDGLKRLYIQKLKPLEVAYQFNDFVSPVLTNSDFDAKPMVMLLGQYSTGKTTFIKHMLKSNYPGAHIGPEPTTDRFVVVMSGPDERSIPGNTVAVQADMPFNGLTTFGTAFLSKFECSQMPHPLLEHVTFVDTPGVLSGEKQRTQRAYEFTGVTSWFASKCDLILLLFDPHKLDVSDEFKRVISSLRGHDDKIRVVLNKADQVDTQQLMRVYGALMWSLGKVLNTPEVVRVYIGSFSDKPINEAATGPTGRELFEMEQDDLLSDLKNIPKKACDRRINEFVKRARAAKIHAYIISHLKKEMPAIMGKAKTQQRLMDNLEEVFGKVQREHHLPKGDFPNVDHFREVLSGYNFDKFEKLKPKMLQTVDDMLGYNIPELLKNFKNPYD